A genomic region of Manihot esculenta cultivar AM560-2 chromosome 15, M.esculenta_v8, whole genome shotgun sequence contains the following coding sequences:
- the LOC110601975 gene encoding calpain-type cysteine protease DEK1 isoform X3: MAVNWRPWRIYRVEEGRGDLTGDAGEEIDMRSSQAQIDLASGRLWLLRFKQEGFLLGAGSPSGSDVHISSSGIVQGHAYSLLQVREVDGHKLVQIHNPWANEVEWNGPWSDSSPEWTDRMKHKLKDDPQSDLVFIKSQKMVSSGCLGKTSRSTSDCILFMANGEATVLVVAKIMLLGMKIHSFG; encoded by the exons ATGGCAGTGAATTGGAGACCTTGGAGGATTTATAG AGTGGAAGAGGGAAGAGGGGACCTTACTGGAGATGCTGGTGAGGAGATTGACATGAGAAGTTCCCAGGCCCAGATTGATCTTGCCAGTGGTAGACTATGGTTGCTACGTTTTAAACAAGAGGGCTTTCTACTTGGTGCCGGGAGTCCATCTGGTTCTGATGTGCACATTTCTTCTAGTGGCATCGTCCAAGGCCATGCTTACTCTTTATTGCAA GTTAGAGAGGTGGATGGACATAAGCTTGTTCAAATTCACAATCCATGGGCTAATGAAGTGGAGTGGAATGGTCCTTGGTCTGATTCATCACCTGAATGGACCGATAGAATGAAACACAAGCTGAAGGATGACCCACAG TCTGATCTTGTCTTTATCAAAAGTCAAAAGATGGTATCTTCTGGATGTCTTGGCAAGACTTCCAGATCCACTTCCGATTGTATTCTGTTCATGGCCAATGGTGAGGCTACAGTCCTGGTGGTTGCCAAGATTATGCTTCTTGGAATGAAAATCCACAGTTTCGGTTGA